A stretch of the Amia ocellicauda isolate fAmiCal2 chromosome 10, fAmiCal2.hap1, whole genome shotgun sequence genome encodes the following:
- the LOC136760557 gene encoding protein lifeguard 1, with the protein MSHEKGFMVPGESNPLHNSVYGPQNPAGFGMPPPNFGQNPPAYGGPAMTYGGPPYPPDNLGPPAYPQGAPGFGQPTYPVQQHPFPQMPFPQMPYPQGPYQQAPQQPSFQPQMPPHTDDPSVPLNSPGYHGDVPPSYYDNEDFTTSGFENKSIRQAFIRKVFMVLTVQLTVTFAFVTVFTFVTEAKLFVRKHPWTYYVSYAIFCVSLIALSCCGEFRRKHPWNLVALSILTMSLSYMVGMIASFYDTDSVVMAVGITAVVCFTVVLFSLQTKYDFTSCFGVLFVCLIVLILFSILCIFIRNRILHIVYASLGALLFTCFLAVDTQLLLGNKQMALSPEEYVFAALNLYTDIINIFLYVLAIIGRARRD; encoded by the exons ATGTCTCATGAAAAAGGCTTTATGGTTCCGGGTGAAAGCAATCCCTTGCATAACTCGGTCTATGGCCCCCAGAATCCAGCTGGGTTTGGGATGCCACCTCCCAATTTTGGCCAAAACCCCCCTGCATACGGTGGACCCGCAATGACTTATGGTGGCCCCCCTTACCCTCCCGATAATTTAGGACCGCCTGCCTATCCACAAGGAGCCCCTGGATTTGGACAGCCAACCTATCCTGTCCAGCAGCACCCATTCCCACAGATGCCTTTTCCACAGATGCCCTATCCCCAGGGTCCCTACCAGCAAGCACCCCAACAGCCCAGCTTCCAGCCCCAGATGCCTCCTCACACTGATGACCCATCTG ttCCGCTGAACAGCCCTGGTTACCATGGAGATGTGCCACCATCTTACTATGACAATGAGGATTTCACTACCTCAGGCTTTGAGAACAAGTCCATCCGTCAGGCATTTATACGCaag GTGTTCATGGTGTTGACCGTGCAGCTTACGGTGACTTTTGCATTTGTGACAGTGTTCACGTTTGTGACAGAAGCCAAGCTGTTTGTGCGAAAGCACCCCTGGACTTACTACGTGTCCTATGCAAtcttctgtgtttctctcattGCGTTGAGCTGCTGTGGGGAATTCAGACGCAAACATCCATGGAATCTTGTTGCCCTG TCCATCCTGACCATGAGCCTGTCCTATATGGTGGGAATGATAGCCAGTTTTTACGACACAGACTCTGTTGTCATGGCAGTGGGGATCACTGCAGTGGTCTGCTTCACTGTGGTCCTCTTCTCCCTGCAG ACGAAGTATGACTTCACCTCATGTTTTGGTGTGCTGTTCGTGTGTCTGATTGTGCTGATCCTGTTCTCCATTCTCTGTATCTTCATCCGGAACCGCATCCTACACATTGTCTATGCCTCTCTGGGAGCGCTGCTCTTCACTTGT TTCCTGGCTGTGGACACCCAGTTGCTTcttggaaacaaacaaatggcTTTGAGCCCTGAAGAATATGTGTTTGCTGCCCTTAACCTCTACACAGATATCATTAACATTTTCCTTTATGTCCTGGCCATCATTGGGAGGGCTCGAAGggactaa